The nucleotide sequence ATTTAACAGATGACTGCAATGAAAGCTGCCAATAAAGAGCTGAAAGGGATGATGAAGACTGTCAGGATTGAAGATATAGATGTATGCAACACCCTGTTGTGTACCAGATTCATTATTTGCTTGCTTAATTTATCCTGTCTATTTTTGTTTTAATTACATCTGAATCCATACTTTTTTTAATAATCATCCGCAGAGCATGCAAGACGAGATGATGGATCTTATGGATGTGAGCAATGAAATACAAGAAACTCTTGGTAGAAGCTACAATGTCCCAGATGATATTGATGAGGAGGAACTTATGGGGGGTATGGCTCTTATTCTGTAGTTGGTTATTCTCAGATAATTCAAAAGCTTACTTGGCCAACTAGTTTTCCTTGCAGTGGTTACCAGCTGGGAACCACTCttcagtaaaagttttgtagttgaATTTGATTCAGTACACTCTCCATTTTATATTGGTCTTAGGTTTCATCTGAAACAATTTTTTTGGCCCTTTTGTTGCAAGACTGGTTTTGCGTCATGCATGTGTTAATTTACAGACAAGAAGGTTCTCTGTTTGCTGTTCTCATTTTGTATGTTGGAAAATGCAGAGCTTGATGCTTTGGAAGCCGATATGGACTTTGAGTCGAATTCAGTCCCATCGTACCTCCAACCAGACAAGGAGACCGATCTTGATTCTGAGCTTAACCTACCTGCTGCACCAAGTGGTCATGCAGCAGTCCCAGCGAACCGGCAGCAGGTATGTCAATTGCAAGACTGACTAGTTCAGTTTCTGTTCACATTGATTCTGATGTTGATACCCCTAGGAAAAAATCGATGGTTCATGTCATTTCCCATGCAATCACAGTGTTTGAAGTTGTAAACGGGTTCCTTTTATCTTATGACATGATCTAATCTGACAGGCTAGATGCTTGAGATCATTATGAATATATTGCTGAACTCATAACTCTTGTATTTTGGGGTCAACTTCATGATGCATGCATATGTTGTTGGTATGAACAATTTGTGCTTATAATAGCTTGAGCTTAATAGTAAAAGAAACTCACAGAAGGAGAACATGCAAACCATTTTCATGCCAAACATGTGGTATGTGATGGATTTCATCATGAACTTCGAAGTGTCCGTTGAACATCTCGGATGGCACATACTTCAATTTTCTTGATCCCCCCTGATTGTAATGTCAACACTTGTCAACCATTATACTAATTTGCTCTGCTTACTTTTGTCTGTTGGTGCAGGAGGATGAACTTGGACTGCCTACCGTGCCGCACGCATCAATTCGTACCTGAAAGTAACAAAAAAGCTATGGTGTAGGTTTTGATCTCGTTGTAAATGGTCGGCACTTTGTTTATGCATGGACACATTCATTGTATCTTGC is from Triticum aestivum cultivar Chinese Spring chromosome 1B, IWGSC CS RefSeq v2.1, whole genome shotgun sequence and encodes:
- the LOC123102866 gene encoding vacuolar protein sorting-associated protein 60.1; its protein translation is MKKIFGAKKSQDPPPSIQDATDRIYKRGDTVDEKIKKLDAELARYKEQIKKTRPGPAQEAVKARAMRILKQRKMYEGQRDMLYNQTYNLDQVAFASEGIKDAQQTMTAMKAANKELKGMMKTVRIEDIDSMQDEMMDLMDVSNEIQETLGRSYNVPDDIDEEELMGELDALEADMDFESNSVPSYLQPDKETDLDSELNLPAAPSGHAAVPANRQQEDELGLPTVPHASIRT